The region GCAGTGCGTCCAGGCAGCGGCCGAGGCCGTAGAGGGTCTCCCGCAGCGGCTCCCGGGTGAGGGCCTCGTCGGTGACGATCGCCCGCAGCAGCGGGTCGGTCATCACCTGGACGGCGAACCGGGCGTACCAGGAGGGGAGGCCGAGGGTGGCCAGGTGCTCGGGGGCGGGGCGCACCAGGCAGGCGACCCAGTCCCGGACCTCCCGGCTGCCGCGGGTCTCCTCCAGCATCCGCTGCCGGATCCGCTCGATCGCCTCGGAGTGCTTGCCCATGATGGCGCGCACCAGATCCGCCCGGGTGCCGAAGTGATAGCCGACCGCGGCGACATTGCCCTGCCCGGCCGCCTCGCTGATCTGACGGTTCGACACCGCGACCAGGCCGTGCTCGGCGTAGAGCCGTTCCGCGGCGGCCATGATGGCTTCGCGGGTCTCGGTGGAGCGGACGGTGCGTGCTTCGGGCACCGCGGCCTCCCGTCTGGATCGTTCCGGTGAGCGCTGCCGCCGTCACTTTAAAACACGCGAATTAAACAAGCAACCCACAGAGACATCCGATCTGTCGTCGACTCTCTTTGTGGCAGTAGAAGCAACTAAGCACCAAATCTCCCCTAGTCTCTCGGCCACACCTCCAGCCATTCCCTCCCCAGCCGTTGACCCCATCCGATGTTTCTCCTACGTTGCGGTCGAATCCCAACCGGGGAGGCTGTAGATGAGATCCGCGCTCAGGCGCATATCCGTGGTCGCCGCCGTAGCGGCGGCCCTGACCGCGCTGCCGGGCGCCGCATCGGCCGAAGGACGGCACCAGGGGCGCACGTTTCACGTCGCCACCTGGGGCGCCGACCGCGACAGCGGCAGCTCGCTCCATCCGTTCCGCACCATCGGCCGCTGCACCGAACAGGTCCGGCCCGGGGACACCTGTCTGATCCACCGCGGCCGCTACCAGGAGCGCGTCGCCCCGCCCTCGGGCACGAAGGACGCTCCGATCACGCTCGCCGCGTACGGCGACGGCGCGGTCACCGTGGACGGGACGAGGACCGTCACCGGCTGGCGGGACGCGGGCGGTGGTCTGGTGGCCGCCGATGTGGACCTCCCGCTCGACCGCAGCGAGAACGCGCTGTTCCTGGACGGCGAGCGCGCCATGGAGGGCCGCTGGCCCAACTCCGGCCCCGATCCGCTCAATCCGTCCTGGGCGGTGGCCGAGCGCTCCTCCACCGATCAGCACATCGACGACCCGGAGCTGCCGGACGGCGACTTCACCGGCGCCACCGTCCATCTGTGGGCCGGTTCCAACCCGTGGAGCCAGCAGACCGGCACGGTGACCGCCACCAAGGCCGGGGCGCTGGACTTCACCGGTGGCAACTACCGCTGCACCCCGCTGTGCATGGGCGATCAGAACTACCGGAACTACTACCTGGTGGGCGCCAAGGCCACGCTCGACCAGCCCGGTGAGTGGTACTACGACAAGGAGGCGGGCCGCCTCTATCTGGTCCCGCCCAAGGGCGGTGTCGCCGGCCATACCGTGACCGCGAAGCACGAGAGCTGGGGCGTGGACCTCTCGCACAGCTCGCATGTCACCGTGCGCGGCCTCGACCTGTGGGGCACCTCGCTGCGCACCGGCTCCGACAGCACCGGTGTACTGGTCGAGGGGGTGCGGGCGCGCTACATCTCGGAATTCTCCACGCTCCCCATGCCGCGCGACGACGAGTTGGCCATCCCGCCCGGCGAGGGACACATCGTCGCCTCGCGGGTGCTGAACTCCGGTGTCCAGATCCTCGGCAAGGGCAACACCCTGCGCGACAGTGACATCGGCTACTCCGCCGGCACCGGGGTGCTGCTGCGCGGCAGCGGCAACACCGTCACCGGCAACTACATCCACGACGTGGGCTGGATGGGCAGCTACACCCCCGGTATCGAGATCAACGGCAGCGGCCAGACCGTCACCCACAACACCATCCGCCGCACCGGCCGGGCGAGCATCGACACCGCCTGGCAGTTGAACGGCGTGCCCTTCCACGACAACCGGATCGCCTACAACGATCTCTCCGAGGCGATGCGCACCTCGCGTGACGGCAGCCCGTTCTATGTGTGCTGCAACCTGGACGCCAAGGGCACCAGCGTCGACCACAACACCGTCCATGACGCGGACGGCCAGGTCGGCTACTACATCGACAACTCCTCCAGCCAGTTCCTGCTGCACCACAACGTGGCGTACAACACCGGCTCCCGTGGCACCTTCTACAACGGCCACAGCGGGGTCAGCCTCGGCAACCGTGACCACCACTCCTCCTACGGGCTCGGGGTGACCACCGCCGTACGGCTGAGCGGGGCGACCGACGCCACGGGCACGTATGTGAGCAATGACGTGGCGCTCGGGCCGATGGAGATCTCCGGCCCCGGTGATCCGGCCCCGGTGGTACGGAACAACCTGCTGCCGCCCACGGATCCGCGCTACACCGACGCGCGCAACGGCGAGCTGTGGCCGCGCGCGGGCTCCCCCGCCATCGACGCGGGTGAGACCGTGGACGGGGTGACCGGCGAGGTCCGCGGCGGCGGGCCGGACCAGGGCGCGTATGAATACGGGGCGCCCATCTGGTCGTCCGGCTGCCGGCTGCCGGGCTGCGAGACCCGGGTCCGGGGCGACGGCTGGAAGGCGACCGCCTCGGGTGGCGCCGATGCCTCGGCCGCCGTGGACGGCGTCCAGACCACCCAGTGGAAGGGAAGCGCTCCGCAGTCCTCCGGTCAGTCGCTCACCGTCGATCTGGGCACCGCGAAGACCTTCGGCCGGATGGCGATCGACGCGGGGATGGATGCCACCGGGCACCCTTATGGCTTCACCGTCTCGGTCAGCCGCGACGGTGACCACTGGGGCACGCCGGTGGCCCGGGTCAGTGGCCGCTCCTTCACCCAGGACGCGGTCTTCCCGCAGCACACCGTCCGCTATCTGCGGATCGAGCTGACGGCGCCGGGCGAGAACCCCTGGGCGGTGAACGAGATCCGGCTCTACGCCGACGGCCCCGACGCGGCCGCCACCTTGCAGGCGGAGCGCGCCGAGGTGGTCCGGGGCGCCGAGCGCGGCGAGGCGGCCACCTCGGTCCTCGGGCAGGGGGACGCGATCGGCTTCCGGGGGGTGCGGTTCGGTGCGGGCGCGGACACGCTGACGGTGCGGCTGGCGTCCGGCGGCTGCGGGGACTGCGCCCTGCGGCTGCGCCTGGACTCCCCGGACGGACCGGTGGCGGCCACGCTTCCGGTGCGCGGGACCGGCGGCGCGGACAACTGGCGGGAGCTGTCGGTACGTCTCCCCCGCACGGTGACCGGCTCCCATGACGTCTATCTCCTCGCCACGGGCGGCCACCGGGTGGCCGCGGTCGACTGGCTGACGCTGCGTCAGGCGAGTTAGACGCGTCAGAAGTGTCAGAGGGGACGAGGTGGGGGCGTGGCCGCTCCCTGGCGCACCGCGCGCCCCACCTCCGTCCGCAGCGCGATGAACCCGGGCAGCCCCCGGGTGGCGATCTGGTCGCGGTCGGCGGGCAGCGCCACCGGCAGATCCGCCCGCACCCGGCCCGGCCCCGGAGCCAGCACCACCACCCGGTCCGCCACATAGACACTTTCGTCGATGTCATGGGTGACCAGCACAGTCGTCATCCCCTGGGCCCGGTGCAATCGCAGCAGCAGATCCTCCAGGTCCTCCCGCGTCTGGGCGTCCAGCGCGCCGAACGGCTCGTCCATCAGCAGCAGCGCGGGCCGGGCGGCCAGGGCGCGGGCGAGGGCGACGCGCTGCTGCATTCCGCCCGAAAGCTGCCAGGGGTGGCGGCGGGCGGCGTCGGCCAGGCCCACCCGCTCCAGCATGGCCACCGCCGCCGCATGGCGCTCCGCGCGGGGCAGCCCGCGCCGCCGCAGCGGAAGGGCCACGTTCTCCCGCACCGTAAGCCAGGGGAAGAGGGAGCGGCTGTAGTCCTGGAAGACGACACCGAGCCGGTCCGGGACGCCGTCCACCACCTCCCCGTCCAGGGTGATCCGCCCGGCGGAGGGGCGGACGAGGCCCGCGACACAGCGCAGCAGGGTGGACTTGCCGCAGCCGGAGGGGCCGACGAGGGTGAGCAACTGCCCGTCGGGGACGGTGAGTTCGATGTCCTGGAGCACATCGGGGCCGTCGCCGTAGCGGTGGCTGAGGTGGTCGATCCGCAGCATGTCCGCCTCACCGGGCCCAGGGCTCGTACGCCGGGGAGTCGTCGGCGGGGACCCGGATCTGGAGCAGCACCGGGCCGTCGTCACGGCCGAGGGCGAGGGCCCGGTCGAGGGCCTTGGGGAGCTCGTCGGGCCGCTCCACCCGGTCGGCCGGGCAGCCGAAGGACCCGGCGAGCGCGGCGAAGTCGATGCCGCCGATCTCGGTGCCCGGCACGGGTGTGATGCCGATGCGGCGGCCCAGCGCCTTGACCGCGCCGTAGCCGCCGTTGTCGAGCAGGAGGTAGGTCACCGGGGCGCGGTGCCGGGCCGCGGTCCACAGGGCCTGCACCGAGTAGAGCGCCGAGCCGTCGCCGACCACGCACACCACCCGTTCGCCGTCCGCGAGCGCGCGTCCGACCGCGAGCGGCAGCCCCCAGCCCAGCGCGCCGCTGCCGGTGGTGAGGAAGCGGCCCGCGCCGCTGATGGGGAGGCGGGCGTGGAGGGCGTCGCGGTGGCTGGGGGTCTCCTCCACCAGCACGGTGTCCCGGGGCAGCCGCTCGCGGAGCAGCTCCATCACCAGCTCGGGCGAGATCTCCTCGGCCGAGGCGGGCACCGGCTCGGGGGCGGGCACCGGCTCCGGCGCGGGCCGCTCGGAGGGCTGGACGAGATCGGTGAGAGTGCGCAGGGCGGGGCGGAGGGTGGTGACGATGCTGGTGCCCACGGGGAGCCACGCGGCCTGCGCGGGGTCGCAGTCGAGATGGTACAGCTCGGTGCCGTCGGCGAGCGGCGGGCCCTCGGTGTGCACGTGGTAGGTGAACAGCGGGGCGCCGAGCGCGACCACCACATCGTAGGGGGCCAGCCGCTCCGCGAGCTGGTCGGCGACGGGCGGCAGAAAGCCCTGGAAAAGCGGATGGCGTTCGTCGAAACCGGAGCGTCCGGAGAGCGGGCTGATCCACACCGCGGCCCGCAGCCGTTCGGCCAGTTCGGCCACTTCGCGTACGGCGTGCTCGTCGTCCACGCCGGGCCCGGCGACCAGCGCGGGGCGGGCCGCGGCATCGAGCGCGCGGGCGAGACCGGCCAGCGCGCCGGGGTCGGCGGTGTAGCCGCCGTGGACGGTGCGCGGGGCGACCGGCTCGGCGGGGCGGTCCCAGTCGTCCTCCGGTACGGAGAGGAAGACCGGGCCCCGGGGGTGGCTCATGGCGACGCGGTGGGCCTCGGCGAGCGCGGCCGGCACATCGGCGGCCCGCTCCGGCTGCCTGCTGAACTTCACGTACGGGCGCGGGAACCGGGCCGGTTCGTCGGCGCCGAGGAAGGGCCGCAGCGGGAGCAGCGCACGGGACTGCTGGCCCGCGATGATCACCACCGGCACCCGGTCCCGGTAGGCGTTGAACACCGCGCCCAGGGAGTGGCCGACACCCCCGGCGGAGTGCAGGCTGACCAGCGCCGCCCGCCCGGTGCCCAGGGCGTGTCCCGCGGCCATGGCGACGGCGGTCGACTCCTGCAGTCCGAGCACATAGCGGAAGTCCTCGGGCCAGTCACGGAACATCCGCAGTTCGGTGGAGCCGGGGTTGCCGAAGACGGTCGTCATGCCGGTGGCGCGGCACAGTGCCAGCACCGCCTCGCGGACCGTGGTGGTCGGTGGGTGGGCGGGGGGCGCGGCCATGGGGCCACCTCCTCGGCTGGGTGCGGGGGCGGGTCCTGCGTACGGGTCGTCAGGAGCGGTGCGCGGCACGATGTCTGCCGAGAGCCAGGCGTTCGAGGGTGAGCAGCACACTGTTGAGCAGATGGCCGAGCGCGCCGAGCAGTACCATCACCGCCCACACCGTGAGCAGATCGGAGCGGGTCTGGGCGTCGGTGAGCTGGAAGCCTATGCCGTCGGCGGTGCCGGGCAGCAGCTCCGAGAACACCATCAGGATCAGCGAGAGCGACAGGCTCAGCCGGAGCCCGGCGAAGATGCGCGGAAGCGCGGCGGGCAGATACAGCAGCACGATCCGCTCGGCGGGCCGCATCCGCATGGTGGCGGCGACGTCCAGCCGCAGCGGGTCGATGCCGCGGACCCCCTCGGCCGTGTTGATCAGTACGGGCCAGATGGCGCCGAAGACGATCGAGGCGAGCTGCATCGGCGTGCCGAGGTCGAAGACGACGACGAAGACGGGCACCAGCGCGGGCGGGGGCACGGCGCGGGCGAACTGCAGCACCGGGTCGCACAGCGCGTACACGGTGCGCGAGCGGCCCAGGGCGAGTCCCAGCACGATGCCGAGGACCGCGGCGAGGGCGAATCCGGCGAGCACCCGGCCGAGGCTGGGCAGCAGATCGCGGACCGCCCCGTCGGTGAGGAACGCCCGCCCGGCGGGGCCGGAGAACCACAGGTGATAGCCGTGCTCGACGATCCGGGCGGGGGTCGGGAAGAACACATTGCCGTGGGCCCGCGCGGCGAGCTGCCACAGCGCCACCGCCACCACCGGTACGCCGAGGCGCAGCGCGAGGGT is a window of Streptomyces violaceusniger Tu 4113 DNA encoding:
- a CDS encoding TetR/AcrR family transcriptional regulator gives rise to the protein MAAAERLYAEHGLVAVSNRQISEAAGQGNVAAVGYHFGTRADLVRAIMGKHSEAIERIRQRMLEETRGSREVRDWVACLVRPAPEHLATLGLPSWYARFAVQVMTDPLLRAIVTDEALTREPLRETLYGLGRCLDALPAEVRAERGDMARQLITHTCAERERALAEGTSTRQPSWDDTAGALTDAITGLLRAPVTPRSPAKEARTNP
- a CDS encoding ABC transporter permease, coding for MTAQHTLHTVRRLPRTLALRLGVPVVAVALWQLAARAHGNVFFPTPARIVEHGYHLWFSGPAGRAFLTDGAVRDLLPSLGRVLAGFALAAVLGIVLGLALGRSRTVYALCDPVLQFARAVPPPALVPVFVVVFDLGTPMQLASIVFGAIWPVLINTAEGVRGIDPLRLDVAATMRMRPAERIVLLYLPAALPRIFAGLRLSLSLSLILMVFSELLPGTADGIGFQLTDAQTRSDLLTVWAVMVLLGALGHLLNSVLLTLERLALGRHRAAHRS
- a CDS encoding carbohydrate-binding protein, with the translated sequence MRSALRRISVVAAVAAALTALPGAASAEGRHQGRTFHVATWGADRDSGSSLHPFRTIGRCTEQVRPGDTCLIHRGRYQERVAPPSGTKDAPITLAAYGDGAVTVDGTRTVTGWRDAGGGLVAADVDLPLDRSENALFLDGERAMEGRWPNSGPDPLNPSWAVAERSSTDQHIDDPELPDGDFTGATVHLWAGSNPWSQQTGTVTATKAGALDFTGGNYRCTPLCMGDQNYRNYYLVGAKATLDQPGEWYYDKEAGRLYLVPPKGGVAGHTVTAKHESWGVDLSHSSHVTVRGLDLWGTSLRTGSDSTGVLVEGVRARYISEFSTLPMPRDDELAIPPGEGHIVASRVLNSGVQILGKGNTLRDSDIGYSAGTGVLLRGSGNTVTGNYIHDVGWMGSYTPGIEINGSGQTVTHNTIRRTGRASIDTAWQLNGVPFHDNRIAYNDLSEAMRTSRDGSPFYVCCNLDAKGTSVDHNTVHDADGQVGYYIDNSSSQFLLHHNVAYNTGSRGTFYNGHSGVSLGNRDHHSSYGLGVTTAVRLSGATDATGTYVSNDVALGPMEISGPGDPAPVVRNNLLPPTDPRYTDARNGELWPRAGSPAIDAGETVDGVTGEVRGGGPDQGAYEYGAPIWSSGCRLPGCETRVRGDGWKATASGGADASAAVDGVQTTQWKGSAPQSSGQSLTVDLGTAKTFGRMAIDAGMDATGHPYGFTVSVSRDGDHWGTPVARVSGRSFTQDAVFPQHTVRYLRIELTAPGENPWAVNEIRLYADGPDAAATLQAERAEVVRGAERGEAATSVLGQGDAIGFRGVRFGAGADTLTVRLASGGCGDCALRLRLDSPDGPVAATLPVRGTGGADNWRELSVRLPRTVTGSHDVYLLATGGHRVAAVDWLTLRQAS
- a CDS encoding ABC transporter ATP-binding protein yields the protein MLRIDHLSHRYGDGPDVLQDIELTVPDGQLLTLVGPSGCGKSTLLRCVAGLVRPSAGRITLDGEVVDGVPDRLGVVFQDYSRSLFPWLTVRENVALPLRRRGLPRAERHAAAVAMLERVGLADAARRHPWQLSGGMQQRVALARALAARPALLLMDEPFGALDAQTREDLEDLLLRLHRAQGMTTVLVTHDIDESVYVADRVVVLAPGPGRVRADLPVALPADRDQIATRGLPGFIALRTEVGRAVRQGAATPPPRPL
- the mdlC gene encoding benzoylformate decarboxylase; the encoded protein is MAAPPAHPPTTTVREAVLALCRATGMTTVFGNPGSTELRMFRDWPEDFRYVLGLQESTAVAMAAGHALGTGRAALVSLHSAGGVGHSLGAVFNAYRDRVPVVIIAGQQSRALLPLRPFLGADEPARFPRPYVKFSRQPERAADVPAALAEAHRVAMSHPRGPVFLSVPEDDWDRPAEPVAPRTVHGGYTADPGALAGLARALDAAARPALVAGPGVDDEHAVREVAELAERLRAAVWISPLSGRSGFDERHPLFQGFLPPVADQLAERLAPYDVVVALGAPLFTYHVHTEGPPLADGTELYHLDCDPAQAAWLPVGTSIVTTLRPALRTLTDLVQPSERPAPEPVPAPEPVPASAEEISPELVMELLRERLPRDTVLVEETPSHRDALHARLPISGAGRFLTTGSGALGWGLPLAVGRALADGERVVCVVGDGSALYSVQALWTAARHRAPVTYLLLDNGGYGAVKALGRRIGITPVPGTEIGGIDFAALAGSFGCPADRVERPDELPKALDRALALGRDDGPVLLQIRVPADDSPAYEPWAR